A window of Helicoverpa armigera isolate CAAS_96S chromosome 30, ASM3070526v1, whole genome shotgun sequence contains these coding sequences:
- the LOC110383149 gene encoding adrenodoxin codes for MLRNFMKHLSTRNLRCSLKNNAVTSNFANRRSIAPLSTTELALKDEKVKVTFVLYDGKRLETEAKVGDTLLDVVVNNDLNIEGYGACEGTLTCSTCHVVLKPDDYNRLPEEACDEERDMLDLAYGLTDTSRLGCQITLTKDMDGLEIKVPETINDARS; via the exons ATGTTACggaattttatgaaacatttgtCAACGCGAAATCTACGTTGTTCGCTTAAGAACAACGCTGTAACATCGAATTTCGCGAACCGGAGGAGCATAGCGCCTTTATCGACGACCGAATTAGCGTTAAAAGATGAAAA agtgAAAGTCACGTTCGTCTTATACGACGGCAAACGCTTAGAGACCGAAGCTAAGGTTGGGGACACACTACTGGATGTAGTTGTCAACAATGACCTGAATATCGAAGGTTATGGCGCGTGTGAGGGTACCCTTACATGCTCTACCTGTCATGTAGTGCTAAAACCTGATGACTATAATAG ATTACCAGAAGAAGCCTGCGACGAGGAACGAGATATGTTAGACTTAGCATACGGTCTGACAGACACCTCGCGGCTCGGCTGTCAGATCACTCTAACCAAAGACATGGATGGTCTAGAAATTAAAGTACCAGAGACAATCAATGATGCTAGGAGTTGA